The Pseudophryne corroboree isolate aPseCor3 chromosome 2, aPseCor3.hap2, whole genome shotgun sequence genome has a segment encoding these proteins:
- the LOC134994086 gene encoding paraneoplastic antigen Ma1 homolog, protein MASLKPEEVYGWCEQLSKDSECCFVLCGELHEVSYEEVTKIIADRTGMRRPNVLGRRDDAVMLESNAVLERGLIPAVFSYEGSKRWSIVLPLKPSEEMRAAQESSPTEERARSLIVQSPDIQRQDDSPLGLDGTSDTQSQLFLIAMTKLVEQLGRNQHDGEYRILRPFSGVQPVPTGEDAYEVWKDTAIQYMEEWHCPETAKRQRIVESLRGPAMEIVQATRRSDPKATAQNYLAALEREFGTLEDATDLLYKLINTCQEPGERLSKYLYRLDKLIYRIVEKGGMTLSEVDERRMQQLLRGALSLYPVALKLREDSTRKPAPSFNQLINEVKQEEAIIEARDSVVKKIKTVSLKQETSTKEEELLKILQVQKEQIDRPLALQTAREVPRPLYSSSPIQLESRGDPRRCFECGRPGHIARQCPSRWHQRSSYKQSPQLEQPSGNEKGGPEDPTLAP, encoded by the coding sequence ATGGCTAGTTTGAAGCCAGAAGAAGTATATGGTTGGTGCGAACAACTATCCAAAGATTCAGAATGCTGTTTTGTCTTGTGCGGTGAACTGCATGAAGTTTCATATGAGGAGGTTACCAAGATAATTGCAGATCGGACAGGGATGCGGAGGCCAAATGTACTGGGCAGGCGGGATGATGCTGTGATGCTAGAGAGCAATGCTGTGTTGGAGAGAGGCTTGATCCCTGCTGTCTTTTCCTATGAGGGAAGCAAACGTTGGAGCATCGTGTTGCCTCTTAAGCCGAGTGAGGAGATGAGAGCTGCCCAAGAATCAAGTCCTACTGAAGAGAGGGCAAGGAGCCTCATTGTACAGTCCCCTGACATTCAAAGACAAGATGATTCACCTCTGGGCCTAGATGGAACCTCTGACACGCAGAGTCAATTATTTTTGATCGCTATGACTAAACTCGTGGAGCAACTGGGAAGAAACCAGCATGATGGTGAATATAGGATATTGAGACCTTTCTCAGGAGTCCAACCTGTTCCAACTGGAGAAGATGCCTATGAGGTGTGGAAAGACACTGCAATCCAGTACATGGAAGAGTGGCACTGTCCTGAGACTGCAAAGAGACAACGGATAGTGGAGAGTTTACGTGGTCCAGCAATGGAGATTGTGCAGGCCACTCGTCGGAGTGACCCTAAGGCTACTGCACAGAACTATCTAGCGGCTCTGGAAAGAGAGTTTGGAACATTAGAAGATGCCACTGACCTCCTTTACAAGTTAATAAACACCTGCCAAGAGCCGGGGGAGAGATTGTCCAAATATCTATACCGCCTGGACAAGCTAATTTACCGCATTGTGGAAAAAGGAGGAATGACCCTCAGTGAAGTAGATGAGCGTCGCATGCAACAGTTGCTAAGAGGAGCACTGTCTTTATACCCAGTTGCATTGAAGCTCCGGGAAGACTCTACTAGAAAGCCAGCTCCTTCTTTCAACCAGCTAATCAATGAAGTCAAGCAAGAGGAAGCTATAATTGAAGCTAGAGACAGTGTAGTCAAGAAGATAAAGACTGTTAGCCTGAAACAGGAAACCAGTACAAAAGAGGAGGAGTTGCTGAAGATCCTTCAAGTGCAAAAGGAACAGATAGACCGCCCGTTAGCCCTTCAGACAGCTAGAGAGGTCCCAAGGCCTCTGTATTCATCATCTCCAATACAACTAGAGAGTCGAGGTGACCCCAGAAGATGTTTTGAGTGCGGTCGGCCTGGACATATAGCTAGACAGTGTCCATCCAGATGGCATCAGAGGTCATCATATAAGCAATCCCCACAACTTGAACAGCCTTCAGGAAATGAGAAAGGAGGACCAGAAGACCCCACTCTGGCCCCCTAA